One Sphingomonas endolithica genomic window, CCTTCCACCTTGTCGGGGCGGGCGGGCCGGTGGGGAATGAATGCCTGGCCCGTTTCGGGCTCGTCCAAGTTGGTGCGGATCTGGATTGCCATGGGTTTGGATATGGGGCCGCGGACTGCGGGGGGCAACATCGGCCATCGGGTCATCCCAGCCTTCGCTCGGATGACGGTGTAGTGAGCGGCTATCTCCTTCACGTCATAAAATATCTTGCAGCATCGCACCCCGACGCGGCAGAGGACGCCGCATGGATATGCCCACCCGCCCGCCAGTCACGATTCCCGATCATACCGCCTTCAACACGGTCGATGTGCGCTGGGTGCGCCACTGGAACGAACATCTGTTCAGCTTCGCAGTCGATCGCCCGGCAAGCTTCCGCTTCCGCTCGGGCGAATTCGTGATGGTCGGGCTGCCGACCGAGACCGGCAAGCCGCTGATGCGCGCTTACTCGATCTCCAGCCCGGATTATGCCGAGGAGCTCGAATTTCTGTCGATCAAGGTCGAGGACGGCCCGCTGACCAGCCGGTTGCAGCTGATCCAGCCCGGCGACCGGATGTACCTCGGCCGCAAGCCGGTCGGCACGCTCGTCACCGATGCGCTGCTGCCCGGCAAACGCCTGTTCATGTTCTCGACCGGCACCGGCCTTGCCCCGTTCCTCAGCCTGATGCGCGACCCGCAGGTCTATGACCTGTTCGAGCAGGTGGTGGTGGTGCACAGCGTGCGCCGTGTCAGCGATCTTGCGTTTCACGACGAGATGGTCGCGCGGCTGGCCGACGATCCGCTGGTGTCGGAGCAGGCGGCGCAGCAATTCCATTATATCCCGACTGTGACGCGCGAACCGTTCCACACCAGCAAGCGGATCGGCGCACTGATCGAGGACGGAACGTTGTTTTCGCACCCGCTGGGCGGCGCCAACGCGCTCGATCCGGAAACCGACCGGGCGATGATGTGCGGCAGCAGCGCGATGATCCATGAAATGGGTGCGCGGCTGGAGACGTTGGGCTTTGTCGAGGGATCGAACTCGATGCCCGGTACCTATGTGATCGAGCGCGCTTTCGTCGATTGAGCCACCCGGGCGGAGCCGTCATCGTCTGACGCGGCTTCCCTCCGGGTGATCGGGCGAGCATAGCGCGGCGCGATGTTGCGTACCGACACTTCCACCGATGCACCGCTGGCGCTGTACGTGCACTGGCCGTTCTGCGTCTCCAAATGCCCGTATTGTGACTTCAACAGCCATGTTCGCGAATCGGTCGATCAGGAAGCATGGCGCGCGGCGCTGCTGACCGATCTGGCACATGAAGCGGCGCTGCTGCCCGGCCGGACGCTGGGATCGATCTTCTTCGGGGGCGGCACGCCGTCGCTGATGCCGCCGGCAACGACCGCGGCGATCATCGACGCGGCGTCGCGCGCATGGCGCTTCGCCGACGATATCGAGATCACGCTGGAAGCCAATCCCTCCTCGGTGGAGGCAGCGCGGTTCACCGACATCGCGGCGGCTGGTGTCAACCGGGTGTCGCTCGGGCTGCAGGCGCTGGATGACCAGGCGCTCGGCTTTCTCGGACGGGCACATGATGTCGGCGAGGGGCTGGCGGCGCTGGCCACCGCCCAGGCGGCGTTCGCGCGCGTGAGCTTCGACCTGATCTATGCGCGACCTGGACAGACGCTTGCGGCGTGGGAGGCGGAACTCGCGCGAGCGATCGGCTTCGGCACCGAACATCTGTCGTTGTACCAGTTGACGATCGAGCCCGGCACGCGCTTTGCGACCGAGGCCGCCGCTGGCCGCATCGTCATTCCGGATGGCGACAGTGCGGCAGATCTGTTCGAGATGACGCGCGCGATCACCGCCGCGGCCGGGCTGCCTGCCTACGAGATTTCCAACCATGCGCGTGCCGGTTCGGAAAGCCGTCATAACCTCGTTTACTGGCGCTATCAGGATTATGCCGGGATCGGCCCCGGCGCGCACGGGCGGCGGGGCGGGCTTGCCACCGTGCGGCGCAAGAAGCCGGAAAACTGGCTGGCCGCGGTGGCGCGCAACCAGCACGGCATGGAGTTGGAGGAACCACTCGCGCCGGCGACGCGCGCGACCGAGGCATTGCTGATGGGGCTGAGGCTGCGCGAGGGCGTCGATCTGGCGCGGATCGCGCAGCTGGGGGCGACGACGATCCCGCAATTGATCGACTTGCCGGCATTGGAGAAGCTCGCCGCGCAGGGATTGGCGCGGCGCGACGGTGATCGCCTGCTGGTCACCGAGGCGGGAATGCTGCTGCTCGATGCGATCCTGCCGATCGTGGTGAAGATCGACTCGGAGTGACTTGATTGGTGTGATCGCACGCGAGGCCGCTACGTAACTACCCGTCACCCAGGGCTTGTTCCGGTGTGACGTTGACGGGATGGCTCCCCGCTTTCGCGGGGGACCAGCAACGTCACTTGCCGGCGAAGCCCGTCGGCGCGGGCGATACGACCACCGTCGTGCCGCCGCGGATCTCCTGCACCTC contains:
- the hemW gene encoding radical SAM family heme chaperone HemW; the protein is MLRTDTSTDAPLALYVHWPFCVSKCPYCDFNSHVRESVDQEAWRAALLTDLAHEAALLPGRTLGSIFFGGGTPSLMPPATTAAIIDAASRAWRFADDIEITLEANPSSVEAARFTDIAAAGVNRVSLGLQALDDQALGFLGRAHDVGEGLAALATAQAAFARVSFDLIYARPGQTLAAWEAELARAIGFGTEHLSLYQLTIEPGTRFATEAAAGRIVIPDGDSAADLFEMTRAITAAAGLPAYEISNHARAGSESRHNLVYWRYQDYAGIGPGAHGRRGGLATVRRKKPENWLAAVARNQHGMELEEPLAPATRATEALLMGLRLREGVDLARIAQLGATTIPQLIDLPALEKLAAQGLARRDGDRLLVTEAGMLLLDAILPIVVKIDSE
- a CDS encoding ferredoxin--NADP reductase; translated protein: MDMPTRPPVTIPDHTAFNTVDVRWVRHWNEHLFSFAVDRPASFRFRSGEFVMVGLPTETGKPLMRAYSISSPDYAEELEFLSIKVEDGPLTSRLQLIQPGDRMYLGRKPVGTLVTDALLPGKRLFMFSTGTGLAPFLSLMRDPQVYDLFEQVVVVHSVRRVSDLAFHDEMVARLADDPLVSEQAAQQFHYIPTVTREPFHTSKRIGALIEDGTLFSHPLGGANALDPETDRAMMCGSSAMIHEMGARLETLGFVEGSNSMPGTYVIERAFVD